In Isoptericola variabilis 225, the genomic window CTGTCTCAGACGGCCTTCTTGTCGCGGCCGGCGAGGATCGCGGCGCGCTCGTCCTCGCTCAGGCCGCCCCACACGCCGTACGGCTCGCGGACGCGCAGCGACTGCTCACGGCACTGCATCATCACGGGGCAGGTGTAGCAGATCGCCTTGGCCGCCTCCGCCCTGCGGCGGCGGGTCGACCCGCGCTCACCCTCGGGGTGGAAGAACAGGGTGTCGTCCGCGTCTCGGCACGCTCCCTGGTACTGCCACTCCCACAGCTCCATCACCGGCCCGGGAAGCCTCGAGATCTCCGTCATGTCGAACAACCTACAAGTTGTGCAGAGGTTGTTCAACCCTCCGCCGGAAAACGATCGTGAACTGATCGTTCGTGCGCCGATGACACGCATGTGGCGCGATGATGACGCGGTTGTGCGCGCGGGATGAAGAGGTTCTGCCGCGGTCCCACCACGGGTTCCGGACGCGTCGGGCCGTCGAGGTGGCGGCATGCGTCACCCCTGGGCAGAATCGAGCCATGACCCCTTCCCGACCCGTGTCGACGTCGGGCGGGTCCCGGACGGCGAGCCCAGGGCTCGCCGTCGCGGCCGTCGCGCGGCGCCTGGGCGTCGCACCGGCAACCCTGCGCACGTGGGACCGCCGTTACGGTCTGGGACCGTCCGGCAGGACCGCGGGCTCCCACCGCCGGTACACGCCCGAGGACGTGGCGCGGCTCCTCGTCATGCGACGGCTCACCCTCGAGGGCGTGGCGCCGGTCGACGCGGCGCGCGCCGCGCTCGACGCCGACGTCGAGGAGCTCGAGTCCGCGACGCAGGCCGCCGAGACCCCCCGTGCCGACGACGACGGCAGCTCGGCTCCGGCCGAGGAGCCGCGTCCCGGCCGGGCGCACCTGCGCGCCCTGCCCGGCGGGGGAGCGGGCGGACTCGCCGCGCAGACGCCCGCGCCGTCGTCGCCCGGCAGCGCGTCCGCGCGCGTGTCCGACGTCGTCGACGCCGCGATCGCCTACGACCAGGCCCGGTGCGACGACCTCCTGCGGCTGGGCGCGCACGGCGACCCGGCGGTGTGGTGGACCCAGCTCGTCGAGCCGGCGTGGCAGCGCGTCGCGCAGCGGACCGTGCTCGCCGGACCGGGAGCGGTCCCCGAGGTGGTGCTCGCGACGGCCGCGCTGCAGGCCCTGCGCGACTTCACCGAGGACCACGAGCAGGCCGTCGTCGCGGCGGGCGGGCCGCCGCCCAACCACCCGAGCCGCATGCGCAAGATCGTGCTCATCTTCGCCGCGCCCGAGGAGGTCGTCCCGCTCTCGGCGCACGCGCTCGCGGCGGCGCTCGCGGCCAAGGGCGCCACGGCCCGCATCGTCACGGGCCCGGCCAGCACGCACCGGTCGCTCGAGCTCGTGACCATGGTGCGCCCGGCCGCCGTCGTGCTCGCGACGACGCAGCGGCGCCCGGACCTCGACGTCGTGCGCGCCGTGCACGACGGGTTCCCCGAGCTGCCGATGTTCGTCGGGCTCCGTCGCGACGACGCGGCGAGCGAGCTGCCCCTCGCGCCGACGGTCCAGCGTGTGAGGTCGTTCACAGGACTGCTGCACGAGGTGCTCGCCGTCGTCGGCTGAGGCGGAGGTGCAGCGGAGGGTGAGGGGCGAGGCACTCGCCCGCAGCGGAACCGCAGCCTCGGCCGACAGCGGGCTCTGCTGAGCTCTGCCAAGGCGCGGAGGCCGGGAATAGGCGGCGGCCCGGGAACGTAGACTCCTGTCATGACGGCCTCGACCCCGCAGCACGACCCCTTCGGCTTCCTCGGGCTCACCTACGACGACGTCCTCCTCCTTCCCGGGTACTCCGACCTGGCGCCCTCGGAGATCGACACGACGTCGCGCCTCACGCGCGAGATCTCGCTCAAGGTGCCGCTCGTGTCCGCGGCGATGGACACCGTCACCGAGTCGCGCATGGCGATCGCGATGGCGCGTCAGGGCGGGCTCGGCGTGCTGCACCGCAACCTGTCGATCGAGGACCAGGCGTACCAGGTCGACCTCGTCAAGCGGACGCAGACCGGCATCATCTCCAACCCGGTCACGATCGGCCCCGACGCGACGCTCGAGCAGCTCGACAAGCTCGCGGGCGAGTACCGCATCTCCGGCTTCCCCGTGGTCGACGCCGACGACCGGCTCATCGGCATCGTGACCAACCGCGACCTGCGCTTCACGCCCGTGGCCGAGTGGGCGACGACGAAGGTCTCCGAGGTCATGACGCCGCAGCCGCTCATCACGGGCCGGGCCGGCATCTCGCGCGAGGACGCCACCGCGCTGCTGCGCAAGCACAAGCTCGAGCGTCTGCCGCTCGTCGACGACGAGGGCCGCATCGCCGGCCTCATCACCGTCAAGGACTTCGTGAAGTCCGAGCAGTTCCCCCACGCCTCCAAGGACGGCCAGGGCCGCCTCATGGTCGGCGCCGCGATCGGCTACTTCGGCGACGCCTGGCTGCGCGCGACGACGCTCATCGAGGCCGGCGTCGACGTGCTCGTCGCCGACACCGCGCACGGCAACGTCCGCCTGCTCATCGACATGGTCCGGCGCCTCAAGACCGACCCCGCCACGCGGCACGTCCAGGTCATCGGCGGCAACGTGGCGACGCGCGAGGGCGCCCAGTCGTTCGTCGACGCCGGTGCCGACGCGATCAAGGTGGGCGTCGGCCCGGGCTCGATCTGCACGACGCGCGTCGTGACCGGCGTCGGCGTCCCGCAGGTCACGGCGGTGTACGAGGCGTCGCTCGCGGCGAAGCCCGCGGGCATCCCGGTCATCGCCGACGGCGGGATGCGGCACTCGGGCGAGATCGGCAAGGCGATCGTCGCCGGCGCCGAGTCCGTCATGCTCGGGTCGATGCTCGCCGGCACCGAGGAGGCGCCGGGCGACACGATCCTCGTCAACGGCAAGCAGTACAAGGCCTACCGCGGCATGGGCTCGATGGGCGCGATGTCGTCGCGCGGCAAGAAGTCGTACTCCAAGGACCGCTACTTCCAGGCCGAGGTCACGAGCGACGACCTCATCGTCCCCGAGGGCGTCGAGGGCCAGGTGCCGTACAAGGGCACGCTGTCGACCGTGGCGCACCAGCTCGTGGGCGGCCTGCACCAGACGATGTTCTACGTGGGCGCGCGCACGATCCCCGAGCTGCAGGCCAAGGGCCGGTTCGTGCGGATCACGTCGGCCTCGCTCAAGGAGAGCCACCCGCACGACATCCAGATGACCGTCGAGGCCCCGAACTACAAGGTCTCCTGAGACGCGCCGAGGCCCGGTCCCGCCCCCGACGAGAGGGCGAGGGCCGGGCCTCGTGCGTGCGCGCCGCGTGCGGGTCAGGTCGTCATGACGCGGGTGTGCAGCGCCTGCACCGCGTACCGCGCGGACCAGAAGGCGCCGTGCTGCCACGCGGAGATCTCCGACATCCAGTCGCCGGCGAAGTAGACGTTGCCCGCGCCCTGCTGCAGGAGCTTGAAGCCCGCGGACTGCGTGTTCGGGAAGGCCCACGCGCCCTCGATGTAGGGGACCTTGTGCCAGGCGATCGAGAACGAGCTCTCCAGCTCGGTGCGGTACTTCTCGCCGTGGATCTTCACGCCCTGCTCGACGGCGCGCAGCTCGCGCTGCTTCGGCGTCATGTCCGCGTACGCGCGCGCGTTCGCGCCGGTGTTGTAGTAGCCGATGACGAGGCCCTTGCGCTCGCCGTAGCCGTACGACGGGTACCAGATCTTGGACAGGTCCATGTCGGTCTCGGTGATGCCGCCGAAGATCCGGTGGTCGTCCTCCCAGAACCGGGACGCGTACTGGAGCCCGATCTTCCCGGCGGGCGAGCCGGCCGTGAACTCCCCGAGCGCGGCGTCGACGTCGGGCCCCCAGTTGCTCGACCACCGGCGCATCACGAAGGGCGGCGCCGCGACGATCGCGAAGTCGGCCTCGATCTGGCGGGCGTGCCCGTTGCTCGCGGTGTAGGTGACCCGCACGCCGCTCGCCGTGTTCTCGACGCCGGTCACGGGTGAGCGGAACTTCACGTTCTGCTTGCCGATGGCCTCGACCATGGAGCGGTAGATCGTGTCCATGCCGCCCTTGGGCTGGAACATGAGCATGGCCTGCTCCCAGTTCAGCTCGAACGGGAAGTACTGCCCGACGCGCGAGGCGAGCACCTCGGACACCGTGCCGGGACCGGGCAGCGGCGTGCCGTGCTCGTTCCACGCCGAGGGGTACACCTCGAAGCCGCGGTTGTTGCCGCCCCGGTACCGGCCGTCGGGCTGGAGGGAGCCCCAGCTGCGCAGGAACGAGCGCAGGTTCTCCTTGTCCTCCGCCGTGAGCTCCTGGTCGAGCGCACCCTGGTTCGTGGCGAGCGTCAGCAGCTCGGAGACGTAGCCGAAGAGGTCCGCCTTGGCCGTGCGGTTGCGGATCGGGTTGCCCGGGGTCGCGCCCGAGCGCTCGTTGTAGATGTAGGCGTCGGCGTTCATGTTGGTGAACACCTCGTACGGCACGCCGAGCTCGCGGATGTAGTCCATGGTGACCATCCACTGCGCGATGCGGGCGGCGCCCGCGTTCATGTAGACGCCGTCGTCGAACCGCGCGGTCTGCGTGACGCCGTCGACGTCGGTCTCGGAGTCGCCGCCGCGGATCGTCAGCGTGCGGCCGCCCGGGCGGTGCCGCGCCTCGAGGACCGTGACCTGGTAGCCGGCTTTCTGCAGCTCGTAGGCCGACGCGAGGCCGGCCGGGCCGGCGCCCACGACGACGACCTTCCTGGCTGCGCGGCCGGTCAGCGTGAAGTCGCTGCGCAGCGGGGCGACCCACGACGTGCTCGGCGGCTGGGCGGCGGCGGTCGGCGCCAGGCCCATCGCCCCCATCGTCGCGAACATGACGCCGGCGCTCGAGCCGACGCCGACCGCCTGGAGAAAGTTGCGGCGAGAGACGCCGGACGGGCTCTTCTCGGTGACCACGGGCTACCACCTCTCCTGTCGTTCGGCCTGACGGACGGCGGTCCCCGGGCCCTCGTGCCGGGAGCCGTCGTCAGCACCGGTCCGGACGCTAGGGGGCGGGCATGACCCTCGTGGGTCGGCCGCGTTGCGGGTCGGTTGCCGTCGGTAACACGTGCGTTTCCGCAGGTGACGGCGTTCCCCGGGTTCCCGTGCTCCGGCGGTGACGGGGCGGCCGTCGGGCGGCCGCGGCGTAGCGAGACCGACCCGGCCCGTTCATCGGGCCGAAACGGCGCCTGCCTACGGTCGGCTCGCCAGCAGGTCCCTCGAGGACCCCGTCGCACCCCGGACGCCCCACGGGCGCCCGCGCTCCCCGTCTGGAGGACCCGCATGAAGAACCGCACCAAGGTCGTCGCCGCCGTGGTGGCCACCGCCGCCGTCGCGATCCCGGGCACCGCGTTCGCGGCCGGCACGCTGTTCCGGCCGGCGCCGACCGAGGCGTTCTCGTTCGTCACCGGAGACACGCCGATGATCGCCAACGGCGTGGCGATCGGGAAGAACGTCGCCTGGTACAAGTCGTCCGGGCTCGGGCCGTCGGCGATGAACACCGCCCCGGGCGTCACGACCGAGGAGCGCTACATCCCGACCGACGTCTTCCCGGGAGGCGAGCTGCCCGCCGGGGTCACCCTCACCGAGGCCCAGGGGATCAACGTGCTCATGCGCATCGGGGAGAACCTCGAGCGGGCCGGCCTGTCCTACGACGACGTCGTCTCGATGCGCGTGTTCCTCCAGAACCCGGCGGGCGAGGAGAAGATGGACTTCGCGGGCTGGAACCGCGCCTACCGCCAGTTCTTCGCCAACACGAACCTGTCCACGGGCGAGCCGATGACCGTGCAGCTCGGGTCGAGGCCGACGGCGCCGATGGTGGTCAACCCCGCGCGCCCCTCGCGGTTCGCGCTCGAGATCGAGAACCTGCCCGTCGACGGGTGGCTCGTCGAGGTCGAGGTCGACGCGGTCTACCCGGGCTGACGCCGCGCGCGGCCGGCCACCCGCCCGGTGGCCGGCCCGCCGTCAGGCGGCCGGCCCGCCGTCAGGCCGGGACGGCGCCCGACGGCGGCTCGCACGGCCAGGCGGGCGACGCGTCGACCGACGCGGCCCAGTCCCGGTGGACGCCGGCCTGGGCGACGTGCAGCGCCTCGAGCGCGGTCGCGCGCAGGTGCGGGTAGCGCGTCAGCAGGGCGGCGAGCACGTCGAGCGTCGCGAGGGCGTCGACGTCGGCGCTGTGGAGGTCGCCGTCGCCGACCACCCCGTACAGCGCGCACAGGTCGCCCAGGCGGCGCTTGCCCTCGCGGTCGGCGTCCTGCCAGCGGTCGATGACGAGCGGGTCGAGAACCGGGCCGACCGGGCGGCCGAGGCGGTCGGGCACGGTGGGCAGCCCGTGGCGCGCGAGCTCGGCGTCGAGCAGCGACAGGTCGAACGCCGCGTTGTACGCGACGACGGGAACGCCCCGGCGCACGTGGTACGTGAGCACGGACGCGATCTCGTCGAGAGCCTCGGCCGGCGGGTGCCCGCGCTCGCGCGCGTGCGCCGTCGTGATGCCGTGGATGGCCGTGGCCTCGGGCGGGATCTCCACGCCCGGGTCGAGCAGCCAGGTGCGCACCTCGGTCCGCACGCCCGGCACGCGCAGGACCAGCGCGGCGGTCACGACGCGGTCGGACGCGACGTCGAGCCCCGTCGTCTCGGTGTCGAAGCCCAGGAGCGGGCCGGTCGCCCAGCCCGCGTCCGCCTCCACCGCGACCGCCGTCGACTCGTCCATGGTGCTCTCCTCGCGTGCCTCCGCGACCCTCGTCGCGCTGCCGGGCCCGACTGTGCCACGCACCACCGACAGCGCCCGTCCTCGTCCGAGGTACGGCGGTGCGGCCGCGCGGTCGCGGCCGTGCGGGCGAGCCCCGGTAGGCTGGAGCGGTGAGCAACGAGATCGAGATCGGGCGCGGAAAGCGCGGACGTCGCGCGTACTCCTTCGACGACATCGCGGTGGTGCCCTCGCGGCGCACGCGCGACCCGAAGGACGTCTCGGTCGGCTGGCAGATCGACGCCTACCACTTCGAGCTGCCCATCGTCGCGGCGCCCATGGACTCGGTGATGAGCCCGGACACGGCCGTCGCGCTGGGCAACCTCGGCGGCCTGGGCGTGCTCGACCTCGAGGGCCTGTGGACGCGCTACGAGTCGCCCGAGCCGCTGCTCGCCGAGATCCGCGACCTGCCGGCCGAGCGGGCGACGCGCCGGATGCAGGAGATCTACGCCGAGCCGATCAAGCCCGAGCTCATCACGCAGCGCCTCAAGGAGATCCGCGCCGCGGGCGTCACGGTCGCCGGCGCACTGTCGCCGCAGCGGACCCAGGAGTTCTACCAGACGGTCGTCGACGCGGGCGTCGACCTCTTCGTCATCCGCGGCACCACGGTCTCGGCCGAGCACGTCTCGGGCAACGCCGAGCCCCTCAACCTCAAGCGGTTCATCTACGAGCTCGACGTGCCCGTCGTCGTCGGCGGCGCCTCGACCTACACCGCGGCGCTGCACCTCATGCGCACCGGCGCCGCGGGCGTGCTCGTGGGCTTCGGCGGCGGCGCCGCGCACACGACCCGCGTGAGCCTCGGCATCCACGCGCCCATGGCCACGGCCGTGTCCGACGTCGCGGCCGCGCGCCGCGACTACCTCGACGAGTCGGGCGGCCGCTACGTGCACGTCATCGCCGACGGCGGCGTCGGCCGCTCGGGCGACATCGTCAAGGCGGTCGCGTGCGGCGCGGACGCCGTCATGCTCGGCGCCGCGCTGGCCCGTGCCGCGGAGGCGCCGGGCAAGGGCTGGCACTGGGGCTCGGAGGCGCACCACCCGCAGCTGCCGCGCGGCGAGCGCGTGGCGGTCGGCACCGCCGGGACGCTGTCGGAGATCCTGTTCGGGCCGGGGCGTCAGGCCGACGGCACCACGAACCTCGTCGGCGCGCTGCGCCGCGCGATGGCCACGACCGGGTACTCCGACCTCAAGGAGTTCCAGCGCGTCGAGGTCGTGCTCTCCCCGTACCAGCCGCGGTGAGCGCGGGGCCGGCGTCCCGCTGAGAGCGAACGACGCCCGATTCGCCCCCGATCGTCGCCCGGGGCTGTCACCTCCTGCGCATAGGGTGACGGCATGCCATCTGCGCACGAGAGCGACGGCGCTCTGGACGACCTCGTCGACCCGGAGCTGCCCACGTCCACGTACGTCCTCGAGCCCGAGGCGGTGGCCCCCCTCGTCGCCCGCGTCGCCACGTCGCACGACGCCGGCACGCACCGCCCGGTCCACCCGTTCACCGGCGCGCCGCTGACGTCGATCCCGCTGTCGTCCGCGGCCGACGTCGCGGCGGCGGTCCGGCGTGCCCGGGTCGCGCAGCGCGCGTGGGCGCGCGTGCCCGTGCGCGAGCGCGCCGCGGTGCTCGACCGGCTCGGCGCGCTCGTGCTCGAGCGGCAGTCCGAGATCCTCGACCTCGTCCAGATGGAGTCGGGCAAGGCTCGGCGCAGCGCGTTCGAGGAGGTCGGCGACGTCGCGCAGGTGACGCGCCACTACGCGGTGCGCGGCCCGCGCTACCTGGTCGACCGCCGGGTGCCCGGCATGATGCCGCTGGTCACGGGGGTGCGCGTCCACCGGCGCCCGGTCGGAGTCGTGGGCGTCGTCGCGGCGTGGAACTACCCGCTGACGCTCGCGCTGGCCGACGCCGTGCCCGCCCTGCTCGCGGGCGACGCCGTCGTGCTCAAGCCCGACCCCCAGACGACCCTCTCGGCGCTCTGGGTCGCCGAGCAGCTCGAGGACGCCGGCCTGCCGGCCGACCTGTTCACCGTCGTCGCGGGCGGGGGAGAGGTCGGCGAGGCGCTCGTCGACCACGTCGACCACGTCGCGTTCACCGGCTCGACCGCCACGGGCCGCGCGGTCGCGGCCCGCGCCGGGGCGCGGCTCGTCGGCACGACGCTCGAGCTCGGCGGCAAGAACCCGCTCTACGTCGCCGCGGACGCCGACCTGGCGTCGGCCGTGCGGGGTGCGGTGCGGGCCTGCTTCTCCAACGCGGGCCAGCTGTGCCTGTCGGTCGAGCGGCTCGTGCTGCACGAGGCGGTCGCCGACGCGTTCCTCGAACGCTTCGTCGCGGCGGTCAAGGAGCTGCGGCTCGGCCCCGGGCTCGACTACTCCGCCGACGTCGGCTCGCTCGTCTCGCAGGCGCAGCTCGACCGCGTGACCCGGCACGTGGACGACGCGCTCGCCCGGGGCGCCCGGGCCCTCGCGGGTGCGGTGCACCGGCCCGACGTCGGCCCGTACTTCTACGCGCCCACGGTGCTCGACGACGTCCCCGCCGACGCGCTCGTCGCGACCGAGGAGACGTTCGGGCCGGTCGTCACCGTGACGCGCGTCGCGTCCGACGACGACGCGGTGCGCGTCATGAACGACACGCAGTACGGGCTCAACGCGAGCATCTGGTCGGTCGACGTCGCGCGCGCCCGCCGGATCGCGGCACGCGTCGAGGCCGGCACGGTCGTCATCAACGACGGCTACGGCTCCGCGTGGGGCTCGGTGGCCGCGCCCATGGGCGGCGTCAAGGCGTCGGGCCTGGGCCGCCGGCACGGGCGTGAGGCGATCGAGGCCGTGACCGAGGCGCAGACGGTGGCGGTCCAGCGCGGGGCGCGGTTCGGCGTCGCGCTCGAGACGGTCTACGCGGCCGGCGGCGAGACGCCGTCGCAGGTCGTCACGGGCGCGCTTCGCGCGCTGCGGCGGCTCCGCCTGCCCTGAGGTCGTCCAGCTCGGCGCGCAGGTTCCGGTCGGCCGCCGCCGCCCACCGCGCGCGGCCGGCGGGCGTGCGGAAGAGCGCGGGCAGCGCGAGGAGCTGCTCGAGCACGGCGGCGCGCCCGGCCCGGAAGGCGTCGTCGGGCACGTGGCCGTACTCGGCGCGCACCTGGTGCACGTAGCGCCGGTAGCGCGGCGGCGCCGCGCCGAGGATCGCCAGGTCGGCGTCGCTGACGAGCGCCCCGGCCTCGTCGCCGGGCGCCGGGTCGTGGCCCGCCGTGAGGAGCACGAGCCGCGCGACCTCCTCCGCGTCGTCGCGGGTGGCGAGGGGGCGCAGCAGCTCGCGGGCGAGCGCGGCCGAGCGCTCCTCGTCGTCCGGGGTGGCGCCGTCGTGCACGGCGTCGTGGAACCACAGGGCGACGGCGGCGTGCCACGGCGCCCGTCCTGAGGCGCCGGGTGCGAGGAGGCCGAGCGCGTCGAGCGCGTCGGCCAGGTGCAGCCGCGAGTGGTAGACCCGGTGCGGCTCGCGCCACCGGTCGACGAGGTCCTCGCCGACCGCACGGACTTCCGGGGCCGGGGTGCCGCCGTCGGGCGCCCAGAGCGACGCCCACCGCGCGAGCAGCGCGGCGCGCGAGGCACGACGGCGCTCGCGGCCCGGTACGCGCAGCCCGGAGGCGGCGAGCCGGCGGGCGAGCTCCCGCCCGTCCACCGGGACCGCCCCCGCGGCGACGAGCGCGGCGTGACGGTCGGCGGGCACGTCGTAGTGGTCGAGGTCGAGCCCGCGGTCGGGGACGCCCGCCGCGCGCGCGAACGTGCGCAGCTCGTGGAGCGAGGAGTCGGAGACGAGGTGCGACCAGAGCGTGCCGTGGGCGGGCCACGTCGGCGGGTCGACGAGGACCGTCACGGCAGGTCCTCGGTCAGGGCGCGGCGCACCTCGCCGACGATCGCGGCCATCGCGGCCTCGGCGGCCACGGGGTCGCGGTCGGCGATCGCGCGCGCGACCTGCTCGTGCTGGTCGAGCGCCTCGGGCACGGGCGACGCCGGCATGAGGCCGAGGTGGGTCCGTCCCGACAGCACCGCGGCGACGACCCCGGCCAGCGCGCCGAACATCTCGTTGCCGCTGCCGCGCAGCACGAGCTCGTGCATGCGGATGTCGAGCGAGAGGAACTCGGTGAGGTCGCCGCGGGTGCCCAGGACGCGCATCCGCCCCGCGAGCTCGACGAGCTCGGCCCGCGTCTCGTCGGAGGCGTGCCGCGCGGCGCCCGCCGCCGCGAGCGGCTCGACGGCGTGCCGCAGCTCGGTCAGCGTGCGCAGCTGCTCGTCGCGGCCCGGTCCCTCGAGCCGCCAGCGGATGACGCGCGGGTCGAGCACGTTCCACGACTCCATGGGCAGCACGACGATCCCGAGGCGCCGGCGGGAGCGGACCAGGCCGAGGCCCTCGAGGAGGCGCATGACCTCGCGCGCGACCGTCCGGGACACGCCGTGCCGCGCGCCGATGGCCTCGAGCGTCAGCGAGGTGCCCGGCGGGACGTCGCCGCTGGTGATCGACCGCCCGAGAGCGTCGAGCACGGCGCTGTGCAGGGCGGGCGTCGACATGCGAGGAGCCTACCCAGCGCCACGGTCGGCGCAATTGGTGCTACCAATTACTTGCCAAAGGTGATACCAATCGTGCATCCTCGTGCGAACCGATCACCGACACGGAAGTCGACCCGCATGGACACCGCCGTCACCACACCGCGGCACGCACCCGTTGCCGCCGCACCCGCCCCGGGGCTCGACGTCGAGCACGTCGTCGTCATGGGCGTCGCCGGCTCGGGCAAGACCACCGTCGCGACGCTCCTCGCGGCCCGGCTGGGCGTCGAGTACGCCGAGGCGGACGAGTTCCACTCCCCGGAGAACATCGCGAAGATGAGCGCGGGGACGCCGCTGACCGACGCCGACCGGGCGCCGTGGCTCGCCGCGATCCGGGACTGGCTCACCGCGGAGGCCGACGCGGGGCGACCCGGCGTCGTCACGTGCTCGGCCCTCAAGCGCTCGTACCGCGACGTGCTGCGCTCGGCGCGCGGGCGCGTCCGGTTCGTCCACCTGACCGGCACGCCCGAGCTGCTCGCCGAGCGCATGGCGCACCGCTCGGGCCACTTCATGCCGACGTCGCTGCTGCCGTCGCAGCTCGCGACGCTCGAGCCGCTCGGCGACGACGAGGACGGCCTCGCCGTCGACGTCGCCGCGCCGCCCGAGGAGATCGCCGAGTCCGTGCTGGCACGGCTCGCCGCCTCCTGACCGCCCACCCCACCGTCGACGAGGACACCCATGCCACCCGAGGACTGGACCCAGACCCTGACCGCCGGCCCGCTGCTCGGCATCGCCGCGGCCGCCATCGCCCTGCTGCTCTTCCTCATCATCAAGGTTCGCCTGCACGCGTTCCTGGCGCTCGTGCTCGTGAGCCTGGCCACCGCCGTCGCGACCGGCCTGCCGAGCGGCGGCATCATCGACGTCCTGCTCGGCGGCTTCGGCTCGACGCTCGCGTCGGTCGCCCTGCTCGTCGGGCTCGGCGCCATGCTCGGCCGCCTCATCGAGACGAGCGGCGGCGCCAAGGTCATGACCGACGTGCTCGTCGCCCGCTTCGGCGAGCGCCGTGCGCCGCTCGCGCTCGGCGTCGCGTCCCTGATCTTCGGCTTCCCGATCTTCTTCGACGCCGGCCTGGTCGTCATGCTCCCGATCATGTTCGCCGTCGCGCGCCGGCTCGGCGGATCGCTGCTGCTCTACGGCCTGCCCGTCGCGGGCGCGTTCTCGGTCATGCACATCTACGTGCCGCCGCACCCCGGCCCGGTCGCGGCGTCGGAGTTCCTCGGCGCCAACATCGGCATGGTCCTCCTGCTCGGCCTGGTCGTCGCGCTCCCGACCTGGTACCTCACGGCCTACCTGTTCGGCCGGGTCGCGGGCCGCCGGCTCACCCTGCCGGTGCCGGAGATCCTCGGCCGCGCCGACGCCGAGCAGATCGCGAACCCGCCGCGGTTCGGCACGGTCGTCGGCATCCTCGCGCTCCCGCTGCTGCTCATCTTCGCCAACACGGGCCTGGAGACGGCCGCCTCGGCGGGCCTCGTCGACGGCGAGAGCACGCTCGTGTCGGTCGCGGGCGCCGTCGGCTCGACGCCGGTCGCCCT contains:
- the guaB gene encoding IMP dehydrogenase, giving the protein MTASTPQHDPFGFLGLTYDDVLLLPGYSDLAPSEIDTTSRLTREISLKVPLVSAAMDTVTESRMAIAMARQGGLGVLHRNLSIEDQAYQVDLVKRTQTGIISNPVTIGPDATLEQLDKLAGEYRISGFPVVDADDRLIGIVTNRDLRFTPVAEWATTKVSEVMTPQPLITGRAGISREDATALLRKHKLERLPLVDDEGRIAGLITVKDFVKSEQFPHASKDGQGRLMVGAAIGYFGDAWLRATTLIEAGVDVLVADTAHGNVRLLIDMVRRLKTDPATRHVQVIGGNVATREGAQSFVDAGADAIKVGVGPGSICTTRVVTGVGVPQVTAVYEASLAAKPAGIPVIADGGMRHSGEIGKAIVAGAESVMLGSMLAGTEEAPGDTILVNGKQYKAYRGMGSMGAMSSRGKKSYSKDRYFQAEVTSDDLIVPEGVEGQVPYKGTLSTVAHQLVGGLHQTMFYVGARTIPELQAKGRFVRITSASLKESHPHDIQMTVEAPNYKVS
- a CDS encoding WhiB family transcriptional regulator; this encodes MTEISRLPGPVMELWEWQYQGACRDADDTLFFHPEGERGSTRRRRAEAAKAICYTCPVMMQCREQSLRVREPYGVWGGLSEDERAAILAGRDKKAV
- a CDS encoding Rid family hydrolase, with the protein product MKNRTKVVAAVVATAAVAIPGTAFAAGTLFRPAPTEAFSFVTGDTPMIANGVAIGKNVAWYKSSGLGPSAMNTAPGVTTEERYIPTDVFPGGELPAGVTLTEAQGINVLMRIGENLERAGLSYDDVVSMRVFLQNPAGEEKMDFAGWNRAYRQFFANTNLSTGEPMTVQLGSRPTAPMVVNPARPSRFALEIENLPVDGWLVEVEVDAVYPG
- a CDS encoding MerR family transcriptional regulator, which gives rise to MTPSRPVSTSGGSRTASPGLAVAAVARRLGVAPATLRTWDRRYGLGPSGRTAGSHRRYTPEDVARLLVMRRLTLEGVAPVDAARAALDADVEELESATQAAETPRADDDGSSAPAEEPRPGRAHLRALPGGGAGGLAAQTPAPSSPGSASARVSDVVDAAIAYDQARCDDLLRLGAHGDPAVWWTQLVEPAWQRVAQRTVLAGPGAVPEVVLATAALQALRDFTEDHEQAVVAAGGPPPNHPSRMRKIVLIFAAPEEVVPLSAHALAAALAAKGATARIVTGPASTHRSLELVTMVRPAAVVLATTQRRPDLDVVRAVHDGFPELPMFVGLRRDDAASELPLAPTVQRVRSFTGLLHEVLAVVG
- a CDS encoding GuaB3 family IMP dehydrogenase-related protein, with protein sequence MSNEIEIGRGKRGRRAYSFDDIAVVPSRRTRDPKDVSVGWQIDAYHFELPIVAAPMDSVMSPDTAVALGNLGGLGVLDLEGLWTRYESPEPLLAEIRDLPAERATRRMQEIYAEPIKPELITQRLKEIRAAGVTVAGALSPQRTQEFYQTVVDAGVDLFVIRGTTVSAEHVSGNAEPLNLKRFIYELDVPVVVGGASTYTAALHLMRTGAAGVLVGFGGGAAHTTRVSLGIHAPMATAVSDVAAARRDYLDESGGRYVHVIADGGVGRSGDIVKAVACGADAVMLGAALARAAEAPGKGWHWGSEAHHPQLPRGERVAVGTAGTLSEILFGPGRQADGTTNLVGALRRAMATTGYSDLKEFQRVEVVLSPYQPR
- a CDS encoding exonuclease domain-containing protein, translated to MDESTAVAVEADAGWATGPLLGFDTETTGLDVASDRVVTAALVLRVPGVRTEVRTWLLDPGVEIPPEATAIHGITTAHARERGHPPAEALDEIASVLTYHVRRGVPVVAYNAAFDLSLLDAELARHGLPTVPDRLGRPVGPVLDPLVIDRWQDADREGKRRLGDLCALYGVVGDGDLHSADVDALATLDVLAALLTRYPHLRATALEALHVAQAGVHRDWAASVDASPAWPCEPPSGAVPA
- a CDS encoding FAD-dependent oxidoreductase, which encodes MVTEKSPSGVSRRNFLQAVGVGSSAGVMFATMGAMGLAPTAAAQPPSTSWVAPLRSDFTLTGRAARKVVVVGAGPAGLASAYELQKAGYQVTVLEARHRPGGRTLTIRGGDSETDVDGVTQTARFDDGVYMNAGAARIAQWMVTMDYIRELGVPYEVFTNMNADAYIYNERSGATPGNPIRNRTAKADLFGYVSELLTLATNQGALDQELTAEDKENLRSFLRSWGSLQPDGRYRGGNNRGFEVYPSAWNEHGTPLPGPGTVSEVLASRVGQYFPFELNWEQAMLMFQPKGGMDTIYRSMVEAIGKQNVKFRSPVTGVENTASGVRVTYTASNGHARQIEADFAIVAAPPFVMRRWSSNWGPDVDAALGEFTAGSPAGKIGLQYASRFWEDDHRIFGGITETDMDLSKIWYPSYGYGERKGLVIGYYNTGANARAYADMTPKQRELRAVEQGVKIHGEKYRTELESSFSIAWHKVPYIEGAWAFPNTQSAGFKLLQQGAGNVYFAGDWMSEISAWQHGAFWSARYAVQALHTRVMTT